In one Campylobacter insulaenigrae NCTC 12927 genomic region, the following are encoded:
- a CDS encoding monoheme c-type cytochrome: MKKIILTLTLLASSILAKDMFIYSEKVDLLDSASKKVVGQIYEGSKVELIKEEGEYSLIKVKGEVVDTNPKSLAYTKDGIYLLLTLDSKNASSEMEFLVKSKDLTDKEIDAWDEIELTYYDTCTSCHAAHKPKEHLMEEWDAYLSAMQGFAKINDAEKNRILRFLQSHASNGPVNLD; this comes from the coding sequence ATGAAAAAAATTATATTAACACTTACTTTATTAGCAAGTTCAATACTTGCTAAAGATATGTTTATTTATAGCGAAAAAGTAGATCTTTTAGATAGTGCTAGTAAAAAAGTTGTAGGACAAATTTATGAAGGTTCTAAGGTTGAACTTATTAAAGAAGAAGGTGAATATTCTTTGATTAAAGTAAAAGGTGAAGTAGTTGATACAAATCCAAAATCATTAGCATACACTAAAGATGGTATTTATCTTTTGCTAACTTTAGATTCCAAAAATGCTAGTAGTGAAATGGAATTCTTAGTAAAAAGTAAAGACTTAACCGATAAAGAAATAGATGCGTGGGATGAAATAGAACTTACGTATTATGATACTTGTACAAGTTGTCATGCGGCGCATAAACCAAAAGAACATTTAATGGAAGAGTGGGATGCTTATTTATCAGCTATGCAAGGTTTTGCAAAAATTAACGATGCAGAAAAAAACAGAATTTTAAGATTTTTGCAATCTCATGCTAGTAATGGACCTGTAAATCTTGATTAA
- a CDS encoding membrane protein, whose translation MKRYLLAFLLLDFCALLYGISTLSISYNEAKIFFYDHSLIAMISRLGTTIFGQNDYGLRIPFVLLHSFSCILLYLLALKCTKTSFDALMSVVLFILLPGSVASALLINESSIVIFLTLLILVLFEYKKNILFYVFLVFSLVIDGKFAILYLAFFFYGIHKRDKILIFSALVLFAIAMSIYGFDASGKPQGYFLDTIGIFAACFSPLIFLYFFYVIYKILLQKEKPLLWFVIATTFIFCLLFSLRQRLFLEDFLPFCVVCTPLLLRYLMSSYRSRLPQLRIKHNIFIECSLIFLVLFYLGLIFNHSFYYILKSPQKHFAYNYHIAKELAKVLKENNILEVQAKKDLALRLKFYGIQEGEKHLLYSDKPSNIVISLPRHSLYFKLK comes from the coding sequence ATGAAAAGGTATTTACTCGCATTTTTATTACTTGATTTTTGTGCTTTATTGTATGGTATAAGCACTTTATCTATTAGCTATAATGAAGCTAAAATTTTCTTTTATGATCATAGCTTGATTGCTATGATCTCTCGACTAGGTACAACTATTTTTGGACAAAATGATTATGGTTTGAGAATTCCTTTTGTTTTGCTTCATTCTTTTAGTTGTATTTTACTCTATCTTCTAGCTTTAAAATGCACCAAAACTTCTTTTGACGCATTAATGTCAGTGGTTCTTTTTATCTTATTACCAGGTAGTGTCGCTAGTGCACTTTTGATTAATGAATCTTCCATAGTTATATTTCTTACTCTTTTGATTTTAGTTTTATTTGAATATAAAAAAAATATATTATTTTATGTATTTTTAGTTTTTTCTTTAGTTATAGATGGAAAATTTGCTATTTTGTATTTAGCATTCTTTTTTTATGGTATTCACAAAAGAGATAAAATTTTAATTTTTAGTGCGTTAGTATTATTTGCCATTGCTATGAGTATTTATGGATTTGATGCAAGTGGCAAACCACAAGGTTATTTTTTAGATACTATAGGTATATTTGCTGCATGTTTTTCGCCATTAATATTTTTATATTTCTTTTATGTGATATATAAAATTCTTTTGCAAAAAGAAAAGCCTTTATTGTGGTTTGTGATAGCGACAACATTTATTTTTTGCTTATTATTTTCTTTGAGACAAAGACTATTTTTAGAAGATTTTTTACCATTTTGTGTAGTTTGCACTCCTCTTTTACTGCGTTATTTGATGTCTTCATATCGTTCAAGACTTCCGCAATTACGCATTAAGCACAATATCTTTATCGAATGTTCTTTAATTTTTTTGGTACTTTTTTATTTAGGTCTCATTTTTAATCATTCTTTTTATTATATTTTAAAATCTCCACAAAAACATTTTGCCTACAATTATCACATAGCCAAAGAATTAGCAAAAGTTTTGAAAGAAAATAATATTTTAGAAGTTCAAGCTAAAAAAGATTTAGCTTTAAGACTTAAATTTTATGGTATTCAAGAAGGAGAAAAACATCTTCTATATTCTGATAAACCAAGCAATATTGTAATTTCTCTACCTAGACATTCTTTATATTTTAAATTAAAATGA